The Enteractinococcus fodinae genome has a segment encoding these proteins:
- a CDS encoding DnaJ C-terminal domain-containing protein — protein MASQDWLEKDFYAILGVDKNASADEIKKAYRKLARKYHPDANPNDATAEKRFKEITEANTVLSDPKQRQEYDQLRAMGSGARFAGGTGGGQAGFEDIFSGLFGQAGGGRHAGFSDIFGGFGGGGRGGFSGFQQPPPEKGPDIKTGTTISFAESIRGTTKHITTSYGANQEVRIPAGVKDGQTVRVKGKGQQGSGGRGDLMVRVSVASHPVFERDGHDIRLKVPVSFDEAVLGTTIEVPTLDGTVKIGVPAGSSSGRVLRLRGRGVKTTKQTGDMLVELVIDVPANLNDAARAAVEAYREATADVDPRAELVKKAKL, from the coding sequence ATGGCCTCACAGGATTGGCTAGAAAAAGACTTCTACGCCATTTTGGGTGTCGACAAGAACGCCAGCGCCGACGAAATCAAGAAGGCCTACCGCAAGCTCGCCCGAAAATACCACCCCGACGCGAACCCCAACGACGCGACCGCCGAAAAACGGTTCAAAGAAATTACCGAAGCCAACACGGTGCTCTCGGACCCCAAACAGCGCCAGGAATATGACCAGTTGCGCGCCATGGGATCCGGGGCCCGCTTTGCCGGTGGCACCGGCGGTGGTCAGGCGGGATTCGAGGACATCTTCTCGGGTCTGTTCGGCCAGGCTGGTGGCGGTCGACACGCTGGGTTCAGTGATATCTTCGGCGGTTTTGGTGGCGGTGGCCGTGGTGGGTTCAGCGGTTTTCAACAACCACCTCCCGAAAAGGGGCCCGATATTAAGACCGGCACCACCATCAGCTTTGCGGAATCGATTCGCGGCACCACCAAACACATCACCACCAGTTATGGGGCCAACCAAGAGGTCCGCATCCCCGCCGGCGTCAAAGACGGTCAGACGGTGCGTGTCAAAGGCAAAGGCCAACAAGGTTCGGGCGGTCGCGGCGATCTGATGGTCCGAGTCTCGGTGGCAAGTCATCCGGTATTTGAACGCGACGGCCACGATATTCGGCTGAAGGTTCCCGTATCTTTCGATGAAGCGGTACTGGGTACTACCATCGAGGTACCGACACTGGATGGCACCGTGAAAATCGGTGTACCCGCCGGGTCATCGTCGGGCAGGGTGCTGCGGCTGCGCGGCCGGGGCGTGAAGACCACCAAACAGACCGGTGACATGCTGGTCGAACTGGTCATTGACGTCCCAGCCAACCTCAACGACGCAGCCCGTGCCGCGGTCGAAGCGTACCGGGAGGCAACTGCTGACGTGGACCCGCGGGCCGAGCTGGTAAAGAAGGCTAAGTTGTAA
- a CDS encoding heat shock protein transcriptional repressor HspR — MVNRHKHDPVYVISVAAQLADMHPQTLRQYDRMGLVVPARQAGGQRRYSAEDVKRLRRIQSLSRDGVSLEGIRRIVELEAEVDELRDTVGELLEQISVMRSHVSFSRTFTAGATGVTTNIHGPEEPNGAREPTSPFSEERRRQYFDQQRVEQAVRFALEQSAPRYALNKPRFELTQ; from the coding sequence ATGGTCAACCGTCACAAACACGATCCGGTTTACGTCATTTCGGTCGCAGCGCAGCTGGCCGATATGCACCCTCAGACCCTGCGGCAATACGACCGCATGGGGCTGGTGGTCCCGGCGCGACAAGCAGGCGGACAACGCCGGTATTCTGCCGAAGACGTGAAACGCCTGCGTCGTATTCAATCGTTGTCACGTGACGGTGTTTCACTCGAGGGAATCCGCCGTATCGTGGAACTCGAAGCCGAAGTCGATGAGTTGCGCGATACGGTGGGGGAACTCCTCGAGCAAATTAGCGTGATGCGCTCCCACGTGTCATTTTCGCGCACGTTCACCGCCGGCGCGACCGGGGTGACCACCAATATTCACGGCCCAGAAGAGCCCAACGGCGCCCGCGAACCGACCTCGCCATTCTCCGAAGAGCGGCGTCGGCAGTATTTTGATCAGCAACGTGTTGAGCAGGCCGTGCGGTTCGCGCTAGAACAATCCGCGCCCCGATACGCACTAAATAAGCCACGTTTTGAACTCACCCAGTAA
- a CDS encoding glycerate kinase family protein, producing MNSPSKRSRQLNIFLMPDAFKGSLTSSEVADALATGIRRAAPTATINALPMADGGEGTVDALVTAVGGTRHTVEVTGPEHHPVAATYGLLPDGRAVIELASAAGLPLTATPNAEATTTYGVGELLNRLGSHRLLVGAGGSATHDLGCGAAAACGVKFFDDTGRAFVPTGATLGQIARIDASGVRRPRSMTVLTDITNPLLGPEGAAATFAPQKGADDAMVRRLEAATTHAAAVIARDVGVEVEHLIGGGAAGGFAAGMHAFFNAELKSGIDAVLDTVGFDELAVQADLILTGEGQLDGQSLAGKVPIGVARRTNTPVIAVVGAIGPGAHEVYEHGIMAIHSITPGPQDLDTALADTAQNLATTAENILRTWLAASVSR from the coding sequence TTGAACTCACCCAGTAAGCGGTCCCGCCAGTTGAACATCTTCTTGATGCCCGATGCGTTTAAAGGTTCGCTGACATCTTCGGAAGTTGCCGACGCACTGGCGACCGGCATTCGACGTGCCGCGCCCACGGCGACAATCAACGCACTACCCATGGCCGATGGTGGCGAGGGAACCGTTGACGCCCTGGTGACCGCTGTCGGCGGCACGCGCCACACCGTCGAAGTCACCGGCCCGGAACATCACCCGGTGGCAGCGACATACGGGCTGCTCCCCGACGGTCGGGCGGTTATCGAGCTGGCTTCCGCCGCGGGCCTGCCCCTGACCGCGACACCGAACGCCGAAGCCACGACCACCTACGGGGTGGGCGAACTCCTGAATCGGCTGGGTTCTCACCGTCTGCTCGTCGGTGCCGGGGGTTCTGCGACCCACGATCTAGGCTGCGGTGCAGCCGCTGCCTGCGGGGTGAAATTTTTTGACGACACAGGCCGCGCTTTTGTGCCCACCGGCGCCACCCTGGGCCAGATCGCACGGATTGACGCATCGGGTGTCCGTCGTCCCCGCTCCATGACGGTGCTGACCGACATTACGAACCCGCTGCTGGGACCAGAAGGTGCGGCCGCTACGTTTGCACCACAAAAAGGTGCCGATGACGCGATGGTCCGGCGTCTGGAAGCCGCCACCACCCACGCCGCCGCCGTGATCGCCCGAGATGTAGGGGTCGAAGTTGAGCACCTGATCGGTGGGGGAGCAGCGGGCGGATTCGCAGCCGGCATGCATGCATTTTTTAACGCCGAACTGAAATCCGGCATCGACGCCGTCCTGGATACGGTGGGATTCGATGAGCTCGCGGTCCAAGCCGACCTGATTCTGACCGGTGAAGGACAACTCGATGGCCAATCCCTGGCCGGCAAAGTGCCCATCGGGGTGGCCCGTCGAACCAACACCCCGGTCATCGCCGTCGTCGGAGCCATCGGTCCCGGCGCGCACGAGGTCTACGAACACGGCATCATGGCAATCCATAGCATCACGCCCGGACCCCAAGACCTCGACACCGCCCTGGCCGACACCGCGCAAAACCTGGCCACCACGGCCGAAAACATTCTGCGAACCTGGCTGGCAGCTTCGGTCAGCCGGTAA
- the trmB gene encoding tRNA (guanosine(46)-N7)-methyltransferase TrmB translates to MTPAKHHRPDDANHLANDEVPSGYQKVETPQGVKIVREGPVSFVRRELAMSPNRQKLWEEHQGTTVLPVARSFADTSVAPESYLDVASVWGQDGPLIVDVGVGHGESTFAGAQAHPEANFLAVEVYRPGLAKLLDRVVTEDVINVRMVEANAPEVLDHMLPAASAQEVWVFFSDPWQKNRYHKRRLIQPKFLDRVARVLVDGGLLRLATDWSHYAAHMRDVAEAHVEFENLYPGRLAGNESPLTAARVQGTDDDNPMPEAQALDTLGGWAPRFDTRPVTSFEAKAQRAGRYIFDLTYRRVDR, encoded by the coding sequence ATGACGCCTGCTAAACATCACCGCCCCGATGACGCGAATCATCTTGCCAACGACGAGGTACCGTCGGGATACCAAAAAGTCGAAACCCCTCAGGGCGTCAAGATCGTGCGCGAAGGTCCCGTATCGTTTGTGCGCCGAGAATTAGCCATGTCGCCCAACCGTCAAAAGCTGTGGGAAGAGCACCAGGGCACCACGGTACTGCCGGTGGCGCGATCCTTCGCGGACACCTCAGTGGCCCCCGAATCATATCTGGACGTGGCTTCGGTGTGGGGTCAGGACGGACCGCTGATTGTGGACGTCGGGGTGGGTCACGGTGAGTCGACTTTTGCCGGGGCGCAAGCGCATCCGGAAGCGAACTTTTTAGCCGTCGAAGTGTACCGGCCCGGGCTGGCCAAACTCCTGGACCGAGTCGTCACAGAAGACGTGATCAACGTCCGGATGGTGGAGGCCAACGCCCCGGAGGTATTAGACCACATGCTGCCGGCGGCTTCGGCCCAGGAAGTCTGGGTGTTCTTCTCGGATCCGTGGCAGAAGAACCGGTACCACAAACGTCGGCTGATTCAACCGAAATTCTTGGACCGGGTCGCGCGCGTGCTAGTCGACGGCGGGCTGTTGCGACTGGCCACCGACTGGTCACACTATGCTGCGCACATGCGTGATGTGGCCGAAGCACACGTTGAGTTCGAAAATCTGTATCCGGGCCGGCTGGCCGGCAACGAGTCGCCGCTGACGGCGGCACGCGTGCAGGGCACCGACGATGACAACCCGATGCCAGAGGCACAAGCGCTCGATACCTTGGGCGGTTGGGCGCCGCGGTTCGACACGCGTCCCGTCACCAGTTTCGAGGCCAAGGCACAACGTGCCGGACGCTACATCTTTGACCTGACGTATCGGCGGGTGGACCGCTAA
- a CDS encoding YihY/virulence factor BrkB family protein yields MSDSAADAHDSQPSSTRPSGPKSVAGSAIAKLTPDRPTVTYQHPRPTLWFVIRRTWERAIAMQVWDVAATMTFYLLLSVLPALIALTSIVSLVNFTEETIWAFAGLVNDLLPAVEETWVVETLFGLIDTPGGLTALTLGLIGSLYSASNVVAAFHRAMNRIYDTREGRPFIYFRFVVFLETLVLMFASLALLLLVILGGDFSRRLGEMLGFTQETIATWNVLKWPLILAVLIFLVSQAFYRGPNVQRPRYRVISGGAAFTVLVLFTAIVFTGWLLERIAVFEQLFNTVNGILYVIVMVWLAFIVMLAAAAWDAEMLRARQLASGLAASDELQLATEHTWVLRQLDAEAANRRHISQIVVENYHTGQPVTLTKTAQLTEAEGLWAVKEPNYPISTGTPFHTTTSSSVHDRTNDDVSN; encoded by the coding sequence GCAACCTTCGTCAACGAGACCGTCGGGGCCGAAAAGTGTGGCCGGTTCTGCGATAGCCAAACTCACCCCTGACCGTCCCACCGTGACCTACCAGCACCCGCGTCCAACGTTGTGGTTTGTCATTCGGCGCACGTGGGAACGCGCTATCGCCATGCAAGTCTGGGATGTTGCGGCGACCATGACGTTTTATCTGCTGTTGTCGGTCCTGCCGGCACTGATCGCGTTGACATCCATTGTGTCACTGGTGAATTTCACTGAAGAGACCATCTGGGCGTTTGCCGGGCTCGTCAACGATCTCTTACCCGCCGTCGAGGAGACCTGGGTCGTGGAAACCTTATTCGGTCTCATTGATACCCCCGGCGGACTGACCGCGTTAACATTAGGCCTCATCGGTTCGCTCTACTCGGCTTCGAACGTGGTGGCCGCGTTCCACCGGGCGATGAACCGGATTTATGACACACGCGAAGGGCGACCGTTCATCTATTTCCGGTTCGTGGTGTTTCTGGAAACGCTGGTGTTGATGTTCGCATCCCTGGCGCTGCTGCTATTGGTTATCTTGGGCGGTGACTTTTCGCGTCGGCTCGGCGAAATGCTGGGCTTCACGCAAGAAACAATCGCCACGTGGAATGTGTTGAAATGGCCGCTCATTCTAGCGGTGCTCATTTTCTTAGTGTCCCAGGCATTTTATCGCGGGCCCAACGTGCAGCGGCCGCGCTACCGCGTCATCAGTGGCGGGGCGGCCTTTACCGTGCTTGTGTTGTTCACGGCGATTGTCTTTACCGGCTGGTTGCTGGAACGGATCGCCGTATTTGAACAGCTGTTCAACACCGTCAACGGGATCCTCTATGTGATCGTGATGGTGTGGCTGGCTTTTATCGTCATGCTCGCGGCGGCGGCCTGGGACGCCGAGATGTTGCGTGCCCGGCAATTGGCTTCAGGTCTAGCGGCCTCCGACGAGCTCCAGTTAGCCACCGAGCACACCTGGGTGCTGCGGCAGCTCGATGCCGAAGCAGCGAACCGACGGCACATTTCGCAGATCGTCGTCGAAAATTATCACACCGGGCAGCCGGTGACCCTCACCAAAACCGCGCAACTGACCGAAGCCGAAGGTCTGTGGGCGGTCAAGGAACCCAATTACCCAATATCAACCGGCACCCCTTTTCACACGACAACGTCGTCGTCGGTGCATGACCGCACCAACGACGACGTGTCGAACTAA